A DNA window from Candidatus Eremiobacterota bacterium contains the following coding sequences:
- a CDS encoding MBL fold metallo-hydrolase has protein sequence MAKITFLGAAQTVTGSKHLLSLTGHRVMVDCGLYQGLKPLRMRNWEPFPLPPDSIDAIVLTHAHIDHCGFLPRLALQGFRGKVFATPATCDITKIMLPDSGRLQEEEARYANKEGVTKHSPALPLYTEEDAKRCLALLSPVPYDRPFLPFAGLELAFREAGHILGSAMVEARFTEEGKATTVVFSGDLGRLSAPILRDPATIKEADFLVLESTYGDRLHTDIDRKQALAGAIVNTLKRRGVVLIPSFAVERTQELLYILHILKAHRDIPNVPVYVDSPMAVSVTKIFSRYRDLYDSEANELIKAGEDIMGATTIKFCQSVEESKKLNSLQGPMIILSASGMATGGRILHHLKTRLGDARNTVLLVGYQAVGTRGRRLQEGEKSIKIFGEKVDVKAEVASIDGFSSHADYGEIMSWLSGFTRAPKKVFLVHGEEASLEGLKKTITEKLGWEVHVPAYQEEVAL, from the coding sequence ATGGCAAAAATCACTTTTCTCGGCGCTGCACAGACCGTCACGGGATCGAAGCACCTGCTCAGCCTGACAGGCCACAGAGTGATGGTGGACTGCGGATTATACCAGGGCCTTAAGCCTCTCAGGATGAGGAACTGGGAGCCATTTCCCCTCCCCCCTGACTCTATTGACGCCATTGTGCTCACCCACGCGCACATCGATCACTGCGGCTTCCTGCCGCGCCTTGCATTGCAGGGATTCCGTGGCAAGGTCTTTGCCACGCCGGCAACATGCGACATCACCAAGATTATGCTCCCCGATTCGGGAAGGCTCCAGGAAGAAGAAGCACGCTACGCCAACAAGGAGGGCGTCACGAAGCACAGCCCCGCCCTCCCGCTCTATACAGAGGAAGATGCCAAGCGCTGCCTCGCCCTCCTCTCCCCCGTGCCCTATGACAGGCCCTTTCTCCCTTTTGCCGGCCTTGAGCTCGCCTTCAGGGAAGCGGGGCACATACTGGGAAGCGCAATGGTTGAAGCCCGCTTCACGGAAGAAGGCAAAGCGACCACCGTCGTTTTCTCAGGGGATCTGGGAAGGCTGAGCGCCCCGATTCTCAGGGACCCGGCCACCATAAAGGAGGCTGACTTCCTGGTGCTGGAATCGACTTACGGCGACAGGCTTCACACCGATATTGACAGGAAACAAGCCCTGGCCGGGGCAATTGTGAATACCCTGAAAAGGAGGGGCGTGGTGCTTATCCCCTCCTTCGCGGTGGAGAGAACGCAGGAGCTCCTCTATATCCTTCACATCCTCAAGGCGCACAGGGATATTCCCAATGTCCCCGTGTATGTCGATTCTCCCATGGCGGTGAGCGTGACGAAAATATTCTCCCGCTACCGCGATCTTTATGACAGCGAGGCAAATGAGCTCATCAAGGCCGGCGAGGACATCATGGGCGCAACGACAATAAAATTCTGCCAGAGCGTCGAAGAGTCCAAGAAGCTGAACTCGCTCCAGGGCCCCATGATTATCCTCTCGGCGAGCGGAATGGCCACCGGGGGCAGGATCCTCCACCACCTGAAGACCAGGCTGGGCGACGCCAGGAACACGGTGCTCCTCGTGGGGTACCAGGCCGTGGGGACAAGGGGCAGGAGGCTCCAGGAAGGTGAAAAGTCCATAAAGATCTTCGGGGAGAAAGTTGACGTCAAGGCAGAGGTTGCCTCAATCGACGGCTTCTCATCCCATGCCGACTACGGCGAGATCATGTCATGGCTCTCTGGCTTCACCAGGGCCCCGAAGAAGGTCTTCCTGGTCCATGGCGAGGAGGCGTCCCTGGAAGGCCTCAAAAAGACCATCACGGAAAAGCTGGGCTGGGAGGTCCATGTGCCCGCCTACCAGGAGGAAGTGGCGCTGTAA
- a CDS encoding glucose-6-phosphate isomerase, whose translation MKKITLDYTRVMKTLSSQDFDKIAPEVRKAKETVDTRSGPGKEYLGWLDLPTRMDPAELEDIQKTAFEVRGNSDALLVLGIGGSYLGARAALSALLSNFHNESSTSSAAQLPRIYFVGCEVSPAYFADLLDVLKGRRITINVVSKSGTTTEPALAFRLLKDIYINKFGKEEAKRRVIATTDKSKGALKRLADREGYKTFVIPDDVGGRYSVLTPVGLLPIAVGGIDIKQMMEGARDAVKLAAETDFNKNVPCMYAAIRNLLLSKGKGIEILASFEPGLHYMGEWWKQLFGESEGKDNKGIYPDSLDFTTDLHSMGQYIQDGVRNLFETFLWSEEERASVIIPHDDQNLDNLNYLEGKSLHFVNSTAVEGVAAAHQEGGVPNMTIKLPAITPYYVGQLFYLFEYACAVSGYMLGVNPFNQPGVESYKKNMFALLGKPGFEAQYEALKKSKAHQASYEV comes from the coding sequence ATGAAAAAAATCACGCTTGACTATACGAGGGTCATGAAAACTCTTTCCTCCCAGGACTTTGACAAGATCGCGCCTGAGGTCCGGAAGGCCAAGGAGACGGTGGACACCAGGAGCGGTCCCGGCAAGGAGTACCTGGGATGGCTCGATCTGCCCACAAGGATGGATCCCGCTGAGCTTGAGGACATCCAGAAGACGGCCTTTGAAGTACGGGGAAACAGCGACGCCCTCCTGGTGCTGGGCATCGGGGGATCCTACCTGGGCGCCAGGGCCGCCCTCTCGGCCCTCCTATCCAACTTTCACAACGAGTCTTCCACGAGCTCGGCAGCGCAGCTCCCGCGGATATACTTCGTGGGGTGCGAGGTATCGCCGGCCTATTTCGCCGATCTGCTGGATGTCCTGAAAGGCCGCCGCATCACCATCAATGTCGTCTCCAAGTCGGGGACCACCACTGAGCCTGCCCTCGCTTTCAGGCTCCTGAAGGATATTTACATCAACAAGTTCGGTAAGGAGGAGGCCAAGAGGAGAGTCATAGCCACCACCGACAAGTCCAAGGGGGCCCTCAAGCGCCTCGCTGACAGGGAGGGCTACAAGACCTTCGTCATCCCCGACGATGTGGGCGGCCGCTATTCGGTGCTCACGCCCGTGGGCTTGCTCCCCATTGCGGTAGGGGGAATAGACATCAAGCAGATGATGGAAGGCGCCAGGGATGCCGTAAAACTCGCTGCTGAAACGGACTTCAACAAGAATGTGCCCTGCATGTATGCCGCGATAAGAAACCTCCTCCTCTCGAAGGGCAAGGGAATCGAGATCCTGGCGAGCTTTGAGCCGGGCCTGCACTACATGGGCGAGTGGTGGAAGCAGCTCTTCGGTGAAAGCGAGGGGAAGGACAACAAGGGGATCTACCCTGACAGCCTTGACTTCACCACCGATCTTCACTCGATGGGCCAGTATATCCAGGATGGCGTGAGAAATCTTTTTGAGACATTCCTCTGGTCTGAAGAAGAGAGGGCTTCGGTGATCATCCCCCACGACGACCAGAACCTTGACAATCTCAACTACCTTGAAGGGAAATCCCTTCACTTCGTGAACAGCACGGCCGTCGAGGGCGTGGCTGCTGCGCACCAGGAGGGCGGGGTGCCCAATATGACCATAAAGCTCCCCGCCATCACGCCCTACTACGTGGGGCAGCTCTTCTACCTCTTTGAGTATGCCTGCGCCGTGAGCGGCTATATGCTGGGAGTGAACCCCTTTAACCAGCCCGGCGTGGAGAGCTACAAGAAAAACATGTTCGCCCTTCTCGGGAAGCCCGGCTTCGAGGCCCAGTACGAGGCCCTGAAGAAGTCCAAGGCCCACCAGGCGTCCTACGAGGTGTAA
- a CDS encoding ankyrin repeat domain-containing protein yields MGKTCSRCGRDNRDDARYCDMCAVSLVEGVGAPAPDMLDEVKKNSIACVKACIERGCDINSSDDEGYTALHHSVIDAHPELVEVLLASGADPGIANNEKLTPLHSAVFNNHPGIAGMLIAGGARADAQDKVGFSPLHIASITGEVGIMEMLVFGGADVNIRDRLGFTPLHIAATRGNVGAVEFLLKHKADVNACQHNGMTPLHSAAFYGQQKVAELLITGGAEVNAHDERGTTPLKLAIQKGHEATAGFLRIYGAL; encoded by the coding sequence ATGGGAAAAACCTGCTCCCGTTGTGGCCGCGATAACAGGGATGACGCGAGGTACTGCGACATGTGCGCCGTAAGCCTCGTTGAAGGCGTTGGCGCCCCGGCGCCGGACATGCTCGACGAGGTGAAAAAAAACAGCATTGCCTGCGTAAAAGCCTGCATTGAGAGGGGATGCGATATAAACAGCAGCGATGATGAGGGCTACACAGCCCTTCATCACTCCGTCATCGACGCGCACCCGGAACTGGTCGAGGTGCTGCTGGCCAGCGGCGCCGACCCGGGGATTGCCAACAATGAAAAGCTCACGCCTCTCCATTCCGCAGTATTCAATAACCATCCGGGAATAGCCGGCATGCTTATCGCCGGAGGGGCCAGGGCTGACGCCCAGGACAAGGTGGGGTTCTCCCCTCTTCATATCGCCTCCATCACCGGTGAAGTGGGGATAATGGAAATGCTTGTCTTCGGCGGCGCCGACGTGAACATAAGGGACAGGCTGGGCTTCACTCCCCTCCATATTGCCGCCACCAGAGGGAATGTGGGGGCCGTGGAATTCCTGCTGAAGCACAAGGCCGACGTGAACGCCTGCCAGCACAACGGCATGACGCCTCTCCATTCTGCGGCCTTCTATGGGCAGCAGAAGGTAGCGGAGCTTCTCATCACCGGCGGCGCCGAAGTGAACGCTCATGACGAGCGGGGCACGACGCCTCTCAAGCTTGCCATACAGAAAGGCCATGAAGCGACGGCAGGTTTTCTGAGGATATACGGGGCCCTGTGA